A single region of the Halorubrum depositum genome encodes:
- a CDS encoding serine/threonine protein kinase: MSPDISRSEVEAAFPQFEIIEEIRQGNIKQVYTAEYDGERVCLKIIPVGDNGRLREYTQREVEIMQRIDSEYFVDLVDSDEISLAGQQTIVLVEQYLEGGILKDRIDNRETSVSLGIKVANAILSVLPEFAKDDIVHRDIKPGNVLFTSEGEIRLIDAGVARMNQKDTLTPDFKQSGPGTPAYSAPEVLRNEKKKENTRSDLFSTGIVFFESITGEHPFNHTRGDASDAIREYNRLELSGYLDNQPLERDLNSFYLRMTEYEPMDRYRKPQHAQEDLVEIFNTHLK; encoded by the coding sequence ATGTCCCCAGATATAAGTAGATCAGAGGTTGAAGCAGCATTCCCTCAGTTTGAAATAATAGAAGAAATCAGACAGGGGAATATCAAGCAGGTTTACACCGCTGAATACGATGGTGAAAGAGTCTGTTTGAAGATTATACCTGTTGGTGATAATGGGAGATTACGAGAGTATACCCAGCGTGAAGTAGAGATCATGCAACGAATAGACTCCGAATATTTTGTTGACCTAGTTGATTCAGACGAAATATCTCTTGCAGGCCAACAGACCATAGTTCTTGTAGAGCAATACTTGGAAGGAGGTATTTTAAAAGATAGAATCGATAATCGCGAGACGAGCGTCTCACTTGGAATCAAGGTGGCAAACGCGATTCTAAGTGTCCTGCCCGAGTTTGCCAAGGACGATATTGTCCATCGAGATATTAAACCAGGCAATGTATTATTCACGTCAGAAGGCGAGATCCGTCTTATAGATGCTGGCGTCGCAAGAATGAACCAAAAAGATACACTCACTCCTGATTTTAAACAGAGTGGGCCTGGAACCCCTGCATACTCAGCACCCGAAGTTCTCCGAAACGAGAAGAAAAAGGAGAACACCCGCTCTGATTTGTTTTCTACAGGGATCGTATTCTTTGAGTCGATTACTGGGGAACACCCATTCAACCACACACGGGGGGACGCATCAGACGCGATTCGTGAATATAATCGGTTGGAGTTATCCGGGTACTTAGATAACCAACCCCTTGAGCGTGATTTGAATAGCTTCTATCTGCGAATGACCGAGTATGAACCCATGGATCGTTACCGCAAACCGCAACACGCCCAAGAAGACCTCGTTGAAATTTTCAACACCCACCTCAAATAA